Proteins encoded by one window of Geobacter sp. DSM 9736:
- a CDS encoding UDP-N-acetylmuramoyl-L-alanyl-D-glutamate--2,6-diaminopimelate ligase: MLCTKLIEATEPLATSGVADREISGLSYDSRTVQPGDMFFALRGAAADGHRFLGAAVEAGAAVLVVEDESLVPAGTPYVKVVDSRMAMARAAAEFYGNPSLGLPLIGITGTNGKTTTTYLVEAILAHAGLEAAVLGTISYRFRDLSIPAPHTTPESVDLQKILRDLVNRGAAAVVMEVSSHSLEQRRVDGCRFDVGIFTNLTHDHLDYHHTMEAYLGSKIRLFSELLKEDREKPRRRGVVNVDDPYGPRFARGAACPVITYGLLGEADVIAKDVQFSVNGIAGTLVTPLGKAPFRSRMLGRFNMYNILAAAAAGIALDLPLHAIVAGIEQHRSVPGRLERVENDRGVTVLVDYAHTGDALENVLRTVRDVAQGRLITVFGCGGDRDRTKRPVMGEVAVRFSDLAVVTSDNPRTEQPADIIADIRAGIEPLGVREYRLEELSAGTFGKGFIAVESRRDAIKLAINLAKPGDVVLLAGKGHEDYQIIGTVKHHFDDREEAAAAFRELS, translated from the coding sequence AGCGGCCTCAGCTACGACTCCCGCACGGTACAGCCGGGGGATATGTTTTTCGCTCTGCGAGGAGCCGCCGCCGACGGTCACCGTTTCCTCGGTGCAGCGGTCGAGGCGGGTGCGGCTGTTCTTGTCGTAGAGGATGAGTCGTTGGTGCCGGCGGGTACACCGTATGTTAAGGTGGTCGACAGCCGTATGGCCATGGCCCGGGCAGCAGCCGAGTTTTACGGAAATCCCTCGCTGGGGTTGCCGCTGATCGGGATCACCGGGACCAACGGCAAGACGACCACCACCTACCTGGTCGAGGCAATCCTCGCTCATGCAGGTCTGGAAGCCGCGGTACTGGGCACCATCAGCTACAGGTTCCGCGACCTGAGCATCCCTGCACCACATACCACTCCGGAATCCGTGGATCTGCAAAAAATCCTCCGTGACCTGGTCAACCGGGGAGCCGCCGCCGTAGTGATGGAAGTTTCATCCCACTCCCTCGAACAACGCAGGGTTGATGGATGCCGGTTCGATGTAGGGATATTCACCAATCTGACTCACGACCACCTGGATTACCACCACACCATGGAAGCCTATCTGGGGAGCAAGATACGACTTTTCTCGGAACTTTTGAAGGAGGACCGGGAGAAACCGCGCCGCAGGGGGGTGGTCAATGTCGACGACCCGTACGGACCCAGGTTTGCGAGGGGCGCGGCCTGTCCGGTCATTACCTACGGACTTCTCGGCGAGGCAGACGTAATCGCGAAGGATGTCCAGTTTTCGGTCAACGGCATCGCCGGTACTCTGGTGACTCCCCTCGGAAAAGCTCCATTCCGGTCACGGATGCTTGGCCGCTTCAACATGTACAACATCCTAGCCGCCGCCGCCGCCGGTATCGCTCTCGATCTGCCACTTCATGCGATTGTGGCGGGGATCGAGCAGCACAGAAGCGTTCCCGGCCGGCTCGAACGGGTAGAGAACGACCGGGGAGTGACGGTGCTCGTCGATTATGCGCATACCGGGGATGCACTGGAGAACGTGCTGCGCACGGTGCGAGACGTGGCGCAGGGGCGCCTGATCACGGTCTTTGGTTGCGGTGGCGACCGGGACCGCACAAAGCGCCCCGTCATGGGAGAGGTTGCAGTCCGTTTCAGCGATCTCGCCGTTGTTACCTCCGATAATCCGCGCACCGAGCAACCCGCCGATATCATCGCCGACATTCGAGCCGGCATAGAGCCTCTCGGGGTGAGAGAGTACCGGCTTGAGGAGTTGTCCGCGGGGACTTTCGGAAAGGGTTTCATCGCAGTGGAATCGAGACGTGATGCGATAAAGCTGGCCATAAACCTCGCAAAGCCGGGTGATGTGGTCCTGCTGGCGGGAAAGGGGCACGAGGATTATCAGATAATCGGCACCGTGAAGCATCATTTCGATGACCGGGAAGAAGCGGCCGCGGCCTTCAGGGAATTGAGCTAG
- the murF gene encoding UDP-N-acetylmuramoyl-tripeptide--D-alanyl-D-alanine ligase has product MMFTIEEIGRATGGVVRGNGPSGVEGVSTDSRSIHADELFVPLRGANFDGHDYIPSALAKGVRVFLADSRWAELNSPDEGSVCIVVTDTLRALGDVASFHRSRFSIPVAGVTGSNGKTTTKEMLASILVRTGKGLKTSGNLNNLIGLPQMLLRLSGEDRWAVMEMGMSEPGEIDRLAEIASPRVGIITNASPAHLETMGSIEAVAAAKGELFRRLPAGGVAVYNADDALISAQPSAPGVRRLSFGLSGGDIRASEIRNEGTAGQSFKLHVEGTSFAVMLRAFGRHNVYNAAAAAAGAWALDVDLDTIREGLEAFSPFDKRFNLEEVNGIILIDDSYNANPASMEAALLTVRDLNRPGNAIAVLGDMLELGPGSGDAHEALGRLAAQCVDRLFVTGAMAERVEAGAKQEGMAPDRILRAADRNTIFEELCRVLRRGDLVLVKGSRGMRMDEIASKLRTTEVN; this is encoded by the coding sequence ATGATGTTTACCATTGAAGAAATAGGTCGGGCAACCGGCGGAGTGGTCAGAGGGAATGGTCCTTCAGGTGTGGAAGGCGTATCGACCGATTCCCGCTCGATCCATGCAGATGAGCTGTTCGTGCCCCTCAGAGGTGCCAACTTCGACGGGCACGATTATATACCCTCTGCTCTTGCCAAGGGCGTACGTGTCTTTCTTGCCGACAGCAGATGGGCAGAGCTGAATTCTCCTGATGAAGGATCTGTCTGCATCGTAGTCACCGACACACTGCGGGCGCTGGGGGATGTCGCGTCGTTTCATCGAAGCCGCTTCAGCATCCCTGTGGCAGGTGTCACGGGAAGCAACGGAAAGACCACTACCAAGGAGATGCTTGCGTCCATCCTTGTCCGCACCGGCAAAGGACTCAAGACCTCGGGAAATCTCAACAACCTGATCGGGTTGCCGCAGATGCTGTTGCGCCTCTCCGGTGAAGACCGGTGGGCGGTGATGGAAATGGGAATGAGCGAGCCGGGGGAAATCGATCGGCTTGCGGAAATCGCTTCTCCCCGGGTCGGAATCATTACCAACGCCTCCCCTGCGCATTTGGAGACAATGGGCAGCATAGAGGCGGTCGCCGCTGCGAAGGGTGAGCTCTTCCGCAGGCTCCCTGCCGGGGGAGTCGCGGTGTACAATGCCGACGACGCACTCATTTCAGCCCAGCCGTCTGCGCCGGGAGTCAGACGACTCTCCTTCGGCCTTTCGGGTGGTGATATCCGGGCAAGCGAGATACGTAACGAAGGCACTGCGGGACAGAGCTTCAAGCTCCATGTGGAGGGCACCTCCTTTGCGGTAATGCTGCGGGCCTTCGGCAGACACAATGTCTATAACGCGGCAGCGGCGGCGGCAGGAGCATGGGCTCTCGACGTCGACCTGGACACGATCCGCGAGGGGCTTGAAGCGTTCTCACCTTTCGACAAGCGCTTCAACCTGGAAGAGGTGAATGGGATCATCCTTATCGACGACAGTTATAATGCCAACCCTGCTTCCATGGAAGCGGCCCTCTTGACGGTGCGCGATCTGAACCGTCCTGGAAACGCCATTGCCGTCCTTGGAGACATGCTTGAACTTGGCCCGGGCTCCGGTGATGCCCACGAAGCTCTCGGACGCCTTGCAGCACAATGTGTCGATCGTCTGTTTGTCACGGGTGCAATGGCGGAAAGAGTCGAGGCAGGAGCGAAGCAGGAGGGAATGGCTCCGGACAGGATCCTGAGGGCTGCGGATCGCAACACGATTTTCGAGGAGCTTTGCCGCGTGCTGCGCAGGGGAGACCTTGTACTCGTAAAGGGATCGAGGGGAATGCGGATGGATGAGATAGCCTCGAAGCTTCGAACAACGGAGGTGAACTGA
- the mraY gene encoding phospho-N-acetylmuramoyl-pentapeptide-transferase — MLYHLLYPLASDVRFLNVFKYLTFRTIYSMITALIVCFLVGPWIIRKLEGLQARQVIRTDGPESHLKKAGTPTMGGVMILAAIIIPTLLWADLTNRFVWLTLVIIAGYGAIGFVDDYKKVVEKNPKGLSPRQKMFWQTFLALGVATYLFFTPGFSTELYFPFFKRLHPELWIFFIPFAALVIVGASNAVNLTDGLDGLAIGPVAINAGTFILFTYIAGNAKYSSYLQIPYVPGSGELAIVCGAMVGAGLGFLWYNSYPAEVFMGDVGSLSLGGALGILSVITKQEFLLVIVGGVFVIEALSVIFQVGSYKYRGKRIFRMAPIHHHFELKGVAEPKIIVRFWIITIILALVAISTLKMR; from the coding sequence ATGCTTTACCATCTCCTCTACCCCCTCGCAAGCGACGTCAGGTTCCTCAACGTCTTCAAGTACCTGACGTTCAGGACCATCTATTCGATGATCACCGCCCTCATTGTCTGCTTCCTGGTAGGACCATGGATCATCCGGAAGCTGGAAGGTCTTCAGGCCCGCCAGGTCATCCGCACGGACGGACCGGAGTCTCACCTGAAGAAGGCCGGAACGCCGACAATGGGGGGAGTGATGATCCTTGCGGCAATCATCATTCCAACACTGCTTTGGGCCGATCTCACCAACCGTTTCGTCTGGCTTACCCTCGTTATAATCGCGGGATACGGCGCCATAGGATTCGTGGACGATTACAAGAAGGTGGTGGAAAAGAATCCGAAAGGACTCTCTCCCCGGCAGAAGATGTTCTGGCAGACCTTCCTGGCGCTGGGGGTTGCAACGTACCTTTTTTTCACTCCGGGGTTCTCTACGGAACTTTACTTCCCGTTCTTCAAGCGTCTTCATCCGGAGCTGTGGATATTCTTCATTCCATTTGCCGCTCTGGTCATCGTCGGTGCCAGCAATGCCGTCAACCTCACCGACGGCCTCGACGGCCTGGCAATAGGACCTGTAGCCATCAACGCGGGCACATTCATACTCTTCACCTACATTGCCGGAAACGCCAAATATTCCTCGTATCTGCAGATACCCTATGTGCCGGGCAGCGGTGAACTCGCCATCGTATGCGGCGCAATGGTGGGAGCCGGCCTCGGTTTTCTCTGGTACAACTCCTATCCGGCCGAGGTATTCATGGGCGACGTCGGCTCCCTCTCGCTGGGTGGCGCTCTCGGCATCCTTTCGGTCATCACGAAACAGGAGTTCCTGCTGGTTATCGTCGGCGGTGTCTTCGTAATAGAGGCGCTATCGGTGATATTCCAGGTCGGCTCGTACAAGTACCGCGGCAAGCGGATATTCAGAATGGCTCCCATACACCACCATTTCGAGCTGAAGGGGGTAGCGGAGCCGAAGATCATCGTCCGCTTCTGGATCATAACCATAATCCTTGCCCTTGTAGCTATTTCGACGTTGAAAATGCGGTAG
- the murD gene encoding UDP-N-acetylmuramoyl-L-alanine--D-glutamate ligase yields the protein MNLKDKTVLVVGLARTGVAVARFLVSQGARVIVTDMKDETALAQCMQELAGLDIDYQLGRHDRHTFLMADLIVVSPGVPMDIAPLQRARAQGREIISEIELASAFISAPMVAITGTNGKTTTTTLTGEIFRHCGFPTFVGGNIDPPLIELLTSAEAVERVVVELSSFQLEAIKSFHPRVSVLLNITEDHLDRYETFRDYIDAKMHIFDNQSEEDFAVLNIDDPLVKAEQGKIRATVVPMSRLQVLEQGIWHRDGVITFRWQGREETFPTAGFKLQGVHNIDNIMAALASTLLMGCPADRALAAVNAFKGLPHRMEHVATVNGIPYYDDSKGTNVGSVVKSLESFPGKVTLIAGGKDKGGEYAPLADLVRERVSHLILLGEAKERIRKELGNLTDTHLVGSLEEAVKLAHRLTEPGGVVLLSPACSSFDMFSSYKERGDRFKAIACALAEK from the coding sequence ATGAATCTCAAAGATAAAACGGTACTTGTAGTCGGTCTCGCCCGCACCGGGGTGGCAGTGGCGCGGTTTCTCGTTTCCCAGGGGGCCAGGGTCATAGTGACCGACATGAAGGATGAGACGGCTCTCGCACAATGCATGCAGGAGCTGGCAGGGCTCGATATCGATTATCAGCTCGGCCGCCATGACAGGCACACTTTTCTGATGGCCGACCTCATCGTTGTAAGCCCTGGTGTGCCGATGGACATTGCACCGCTTCAGAGAGCCAGGGCGCAGGGGCGGGAGATCATCAGCGAGATCGAGCTGGCAAGTGCCTTCATTTCAGCTCCCATGGTCGCCATTACCGGAACCAACGGGAAGACCACCACTACCACTCTGACAGGCGAAATATTCAGACACTGCGGCTTTCCGACCTTCGTAGGGGGAAATATCGATCCCCCCCTGATAGAGCTCCTCACTTCCGCCGAGGCGGTGGAGAGGGTCGTTGTCGAGCTGAGTTCTTTCCAGCTGGAAGCAATAAAGTCATTCCACCCGCGTGTCTCAGTGCTCCTCAACATCACAGAGGACCACCTTGACCGGTATGAGACATTTCGCGATTACATCGACGCAAAGATGCACATCTTCGACAACCAGTCGGAGGAGGACTTCGCGGTGCTCAACATCGATGACCCCCTGGTGAAGGCAGAACAGGGGAAGATTCGGGCGACGGTGGTCCCCATGAGCCGGCTGCAGGTCCTGGAGCAGGGTATATGGCATCGTGACGGCGTGATCACGTTCCGCTGGCAGGGGCGTGAGGAGACCTTCCCAACCGCCGGGTTCAAGCTGCAGGGGGTGCACAACATCGACAACATCATGGCTGCCCTCGCATCTACTCTTCTCATGGGATGCCCTGCGGATCGAGCCCTCGCGGCAGTCAACGCTTTCAAGGGTCTTCCCCACCGGATGGAGCATGTCGCCACCGTCAACGGCATTCCCTACTATGACGACAGCAAGGGAACCAACGTCGGGAGCGTTGTGAAGTCACTGGAGAGCTTCCCCGGAAAGGTGACCCTGATAGCCGGGGGTAAAGACAAAGGGGGAGAATATGCGCCCCTGGCCGATCTCGTGCGGGAGCGGGTCAGCCATCTGATCCTGCTCGGGGAGGCGAAGGAGCGGATACGGAAGGAATTGGGAAACCTCACCGACACGCACCTCGTCGGAAGTCTCGAAGAAGCGGTGAAGCTCGCGCATAGGCTGACCGAGCCGGGTGGGGTGGTGCTCCTCTCCCCGGCATGTTCCAGCTTCGACATGTTCAGCAGCTACAAGGAGCGCGGCGATCGATTCAAGGCGATTGCCTGTGCACTGGCGGAGAAATGA
- the ftsW gene encoding putative lipid II flippase FtsW has translation MIKQLDRYDMIILMMAVALTCFGVVMVYSASSVMAAKKYHDGFYFLKRQGIYVLLGFTAMYVAMFIDYETWRRWAVPLLLVCLGLLLLVFIPGIGGTAKGASRWIRLPGFNFQPSEMAKVVLIMYMAYSLDKKQEKMKFFSTGFLPYMVLLTVLLGILLKQHDLGAAVTLWAVAFAMLFVAGARIQYFLSVVMLALPILVYVVMFEPYRLRRITAWRNPWADPTDSGFQIIQSWLAFGNGGIFGQGLGEGKQKLFYLPEAHTDFILSVVGEELGFIGVMVIAGMFFLLVQRSIRVALTSPDDFGRYLAFGIATLIGIEAFVNISVVTGLLPTKGLALPFISYGGSSLIISLFAIGILLNISSKARSGS, from the coding sequence ATGATAAAGCAGCTCGACCGGTACGACATGATCATCCTCATGATGGCGGTGGCACTCACCTGCTTCGGTGTGGTGATGGTCTACTCGGCCTCCTCGGTCATGGCTGCCAAAAAGTATCACGATGGATTCTACTTTCTGAAGCGGCAGGGTATATACGTCCTGCTCGGTTTCACCGCCATGTACGTCGCCATGTTCATTGACTATGAAACGTGGCGGCGCTGGGCGGTTCCGCTCCTTCTTGTCTGTCTAGGGCTGCTGCTGCTGGTCTTCATTCCCGGGATCGGCGGCACGGCAAAGGGGGCATCGCGCTGGATAAGGCTCCCGGGCTTCAACTTCCAGCCTTCGGAGATGGCAAAGGTAGTTCTGATCATGTACATGGCCTACTCCCTCGACAAGAAGCAGGAGAAAATGAAGTTTTTCTCCACCGGGTTTCTGCCGTACATGGTGCTGTTGACGGTGCTGCTCGGAATTCTGCTCAAACAGCACGACCTGGGTGCCGCCGTGACCCTCTGGGCAGTGGCCTTCGCGATGCTCTTCGTGGCGGGCGCCAGGATACAGTACTTCCTGTCGGTGGTAATGCTTGCGTTGCCTATCCTCGTCTACGTTGTCATGTTCGAACCGTACAGGCTGCGGCGTATCACCGCATGGAGGAATCCGTGGGCGGATCCTACCGATTCCGGATTCCAGATCATCCAGTCCTGGCTCGCGTTCGGAAATGGCGGCATATTCGGCCAGGGGCTCGGTGAAGGGAAGCAGAAGCTTTTCTATCTCCCTGAGGCTCACACGGACTTCATCCTGTCGGTGGTGGGTGAGGAACTCGGTTTCATCGGGGTGATGGTGATAGCAGGAATGTTTTTCCTCCTGGTACAGCGGAGCATACGCGTTGCACTCACCTCTCCGGATGACTTCGGCAGATATCTGGCGTTCGGAATCGCCACTCTCATCGGAATCGAGGCCTTCGTGAACATAAGTGTCGTAACGGGACTTCTGCCGACAAAGGGGCTTGCGCTTCCCTTCATCAGTTACGGAGGGAGCTCATTGATCATCAGCCTGTTCGCCATCGGCATTTTGCTCAACATTTCGAGCAAAGCAAGGAGCGGCTCATGA
- the murG gene encoding undecaprenyldiphospho-muramoylpentapeptide beta-N-acetylglucosaminyltransferase, with the protein MRLLIAGGGTGGHLFPGIAVAEEFLARNQENEVLFVGTEQGIEARLLPRLGFSLRCITAAGIRYKGTLSQIKGVAMLLYGYSESRKILREFRPDVVLGVGGYASGPVVLAARGLLIRRFIHEQNAIPGLTNKVLSRFAERVFVSLDGSEKFFPKDTTLLTGNPVRKEIRAELAAGSVAEEAPTGKKPFRLLIFGGSAGAHSINLAVAAALPILAPVSESLLITHQTGEKDLAEVREAHERAGFKTTVVPFIDDMAAAYRDADLVICRAGATTVAEVAISGKPCIFIPFPHAVDDHQRLNAEALLKKQAGYMLLERELSGESLAGLIRELMADPEQLRRTGQNARSLARPDAAKVIVDEMLKNAG; encoded by the coding sequence ATGAGGCTCTTGATAGCAGGTGGAGGGACAGGGGGGCATCTATTTCCCGGCATAGCAGTGGCGGAAGAATTTCTCGCCCGCAACCAGGAAAATGAAGTCCTCTTTGTGGGGACCGAGCAGGGTATCGAGGCTCGGCTTCTCCCCCGGCTCGGTTTCAGCCTGCGTTGCATCACTGCCGCAGGAATTCGTTACAAGGGCACCTTGTCACAGATCAAGGGAGTGGCGATGCTGCTTTACGGCTACTCCGAATCGCGCAAGATCCTGCGCGAGTTCCGTCCGGATGTGGTTCTGGGGGTGGGGGGATACGCGTCGGGGCCTGTGGTGCTTGCGGCAAGAGGGCTTCTCATCCGGCGCTTCATTCACGAGCAGAACGCCATACCGGGGCTCACCAACAAGGTCCTGTCCCGTTTTGCGGAGCGTGTATTCGTCTCCCTTGACGGCTCGGAAAAGTTCTTCCCCAAAGATACAACACTGCTGACTGGAAATCCGGTGCGCAAGGAGATTCGTGCGGAGCTGGCTGCAGGCTCGGTGGCGGAGGAAGCACCTACCGGGAAGAAGCCTTTCCGCCTCCTCATATTTGGTGGAAGCGCCGGAGCTCACAGCATAAATCTGGCTGTTGCCGCCGCTCTGCCGATTCTTGCGCCGGTTTCCGAGAGTCTTCTCATAACGCACCAGACGGGTGAAAAGGATCTGGCCGAGGTACGGGAGGCGCACGAGCGGGCAGGGTTCAAAACGACGGTGGTCCCGTTCATAGACGATATGGCTGCAGCATACCGCGATGCCGACCTGGTGATATGCAGGGCGGGGGCGACTACCGTTGCCGAGGTTGCCATAAGCGGAAAACCCTGCATTTTCATCCCGTTCCCGCATGCAGTGGACGATCACCAGCGGCTCAATGCAGAGGCACTCCTGAAGAAGCAGGCCGGATATATGCTCCTGGAGCGAGAGCTCTCGGGGGAGAGTCTGGCAGGACTGATCAGGGAGCTTATGGCAGACCCTGAACAGCTCAGGCGGACCGGCCAAAATGCCAGAAGTCTCGCACGTCCGGACGCGGCGAAGGTTATTGTGGATGAGATGCTGAAAAATGCAGGTTGA
- the murC gene encoding UDP-N-acetylmuramate--L-alanine ligase: protein MYGKIEKIHFVGIGGIGMSGIAEVLLNLGYKVSGSDLRGSDITERLASLGGEIYIGHRMENLANVDVVVISSAVHEENPEVVEARARLIPVIPRAEMLAELMRMKYGIAIAGTHGKTTTTSMVATILTHGGIDPTIVIGGKLNTLGTNAKLGQGKFLVAEADESDGSFLRLSPTIAVVTNIDADHLDFYKGGIEEIKDTFVDFINKVPFYGMAVLCLDDRNIATVIPRVKKRFVTYGMSSQADLRATHIRLEGGTTSFTAHYKGYRMGDISFRMPGVHNVLNALACTAVAMELDVPFPLIQEGFAKFGGVGRRFQVKGEPDGIMIVDDYGHHPVEIRATLAAAKRGWPERRLVVAFQPHRYTRTHELFNDFVKCFYDADVLVLTDIYAAGEPPIEGVSSESLVTTIRQHGQRDVTYIADREELPEYFAGVVKPGDIFLTLGAGNIWQTGEALLERLQGAQ from the coding sequence ATGTACGGCAAAATCGAAAAAATACACTTCGTCGGGATAGGCGGCATCGGCATGAGCGGGATTGCGGAGGTGCTCCTGAACCTCGGCTACAAGGTCTCCGGTTCGGATCTGCGTGGCTCCGACATTACCGAGCGCCTCGCTTCTCTGGGGGGGGAAATCTACATCGGCCACAGAATGGAAAACCTCGCCAATGTCGATGTGGTTGTGATCTCTTCTGCAGTGCATGAGGAGAACCCTGAGGTGGTCGAGGCCAGGGCGCGGCTGATACCCGTAATACCGCGGGCGGAAATGCTCGCCGAACTGATGCGCATGAAGTACGGCATCGCCATTGCCGGCACCCACGGAAAGACGACCACCACCTCCATGGTGGCGACAATACTTACCCACGGAGGCATCGATCCGACAATTGTCATCGGCGGGAAGCTGAACACGCTGGGAACCAACGCTAAACTCGGGCAGGGAAAGTTTCTCGTCGCAGAGGCGGACGAGTCGGATGGTTCCTTCCTCAGGCTCTCCCCAACCATCGCCGTCGTTACCAACATCGATGCCGATCACCTCGATTTCTACAAAGGGGGGATCGAGGAGATAAAGGATACGTTCGTCGACTTCATCAACAAGGTTCCATTCTACGGGATGGCAGTCCTCTGCCTCGATGACAGGAACATAGCGACGGTCATTCCGCGGGTCAAGAAACGGTTCGTAACCTACGGCATGTCGTCCCAGGCCGACCTTAGAGCGACCCATATCAGGCTCGAAGGTGGGACCACCAGCTTTACTGCTCACTACAAGGGTTACCGTATGGGGGACATCTCCTTCCGGATGCCCGGCGTTCACAATGTTCTCAACGCCCTCGCCTGTACGGCGGTAGCTATGGAACTGGACGTCCCCTTCCCGCTGATTCAGGAGGGCTTTGCGAAGTTCGGAGGAGTGGGACGCAGGTTCCAGGTAAAGGGGGAGCCTGACGGGATCATGATCGTTGACGACTACGGTCATCACCCGGTGGAGATCCGGGCGACTCTGGCAGCCGCCAAACGCGGTTGGCCCGAGCGGCGGCTGGTCGTGGCATTCCAGCCGCACCGGTATACGCGGACGCACGAACTCTTCAACGATTTCGTGAAGTGTTTTTACGATGCCGACGTGCTCGTGCTGACCGACATCTATGCTGCCGGAGAACCTCCCATCGAGGGGGTGAGCAGCGAGAGCCTGGTCACTACAATCCGCCAGCACGGCCAGCGTGACGTCACCTATATCGCCGACAGGGAGGAGCTTCCGGAGTATTTCGCGGGTGTCGTGAAGCCGGGAGACATATTCCTTACCCTGGGCGCGGGGAACATATGGCAGACGGGCGAGGCGCTCCTGGAGCGCCTTCAGGGAGCGCAGTGA
- the murB gene encoding UDP-N-acetylmuramate dehydrogenase, whose amino-acid sequence MTSELERELRREFRGELLAGESLARHTSLKVGGPADLFAIPADEADLLILMAFISAAGKAYFVIGGGYNLLVRDGGFPGVVISLRKLDRLEYLKDGCITAGAGVGNLPLARFAEQHKRTGLEFISGIPGTVGGALAVNAGAHDAALLDRVVTLTTLLDRKKRVRARAELEYGYRFLSLEPGEIILGANFHAPEGKREEIRERMSACQAHRRSAQAVTLPNAGSFFKNPTGMQAWRLIDQAGLRGAKVGGAQVSEAHANFLVNAGGATAADFIQLAALIKERVKALLGVELEEEVRIVGTD is encoded by the coding sequence GTGACGAGCGAGCTTGAGCGGGAGCTTCGGAGGGAGTTCCGGGGAGAGCTCCTGGCCGGCGAGTCTCTCGCCCGGCATACTTCGCTGAAGGTCGGAGGGCCGGCCGATCTCTTCGCCATTCCGGCTGACGAGGCAGACCTCCTCATCCTGATGGCTTTCATATCCGCCGCAGGGAAAGCCTACTTCGTGATCGGCGGCGGCTATAACCTCCTTGTACGGGATGGAGGTTTTCCCGGGGTGGTCATATCGCTCAGGAAACTGGATCGCCTCGAATATCTGAAGGATGGCTGCATCACGGCCGGAGCTGGAGTCGGCAACCTGCCGCTGGCCCGTTTTGCTGAGCAGCATAAAAGGACGGGACTAGAATTCATCAGCGGCATCCCGGGAACGGTTGGCGGCGCTCTGGCGGTAAATGCCGGCGCCCATGACGCGGCGCTCCTGGACCGGGTAGTAACCTTGACCACGCTCCTTGACAGGAAAAAAAGAGTAAGGGCACGGGCCGAACTGGAATACGGCTATCGCTTTCTCAGCCTCGAACCGGGAGAGATCATACTCGGGGCCAATTTCCACGCTCCGGAAGGAAAGAGGGAAGAGATCAGGGAGCGTATGTCGGCATGCCAGGCCCATCGGCGGTCCGCTCAGGCGGTAACACTTCCAAACGCGGGCTCCTTTTTCAAGAACCCCACAGGAATGCAGGCCTGGCGTCTGATTGACCAAGCCGGATTGCGGGGGGCGAAGGTTGGGGGGGCTCAGGTCTCGGAAGCACATGCCAATTTCCTGGTGAATGCAGGCGGAGCAACGGCGGCTGACTTTATCCAACTGGCAGCGCTGATCAAGGAGAGAGTAAAAGCGCTGCTGGGGGTAGAACTTGAAGAGGAAGTGCGGATCGTAGGAACTGATTGA